In the Drosophila virilis strain 15010-1051.87 chromosome 4, Dvir_AGI_RSII-ME, whole genome shotgun sequence genome, aatgtttgaatattttttcaacgaaaatattttatgcatgcAGGTGAATTGATTCAACGAGCTGCCAACGAACCAGCCAAACAGTCAAGCGCTGGCATTCAGTCAGCCAACCAAATGGCAACCAACAACGTTGCACCCAAAGGAAATTAGCTTGACAGGAAATTCCACACAACATTGCTGCGACGAGGCCGCGAAACCACCAAAGGCCACCCAACATGCCGAACCAAACCAGCCAAGCACCACCATATGCCCATTGCACCGCCCAAAACTCTGGCTGCCACAATGCACGTTGACATTTTCGCTCATGCCGATTTTCATATTACATTTGGTTGAGCTTAAATGACAAATGTGGTTGGTAAGCCGACGTCTGGGGCCTGCCTCCCACCGCCCGTGGGGACCACCCCTATGCATCCTTGGTCTGCCTCTGGGCTGCTCCTACTGTGCAGATCGTTGCCGGCTTCCACTAAAGTTGAGGCATTTTCGGTTTGCGGTATTATTGCCAAATGACAGcccaactgactgactgaatgactgccTGAATGACTCTATATTTGAGTTCCTGGGTGtgagcctgtgtgtgtgtgcgtgtgtgattGAGTGTATGCGCCTCTGTCTGGTCGCGTTGGCTTTGTGATTCTGATGGATTGTGTTGGTAGTGGCAGCAATGCGGCGACAACGGCTCTCATGTTGTTGACTGACTCGACTTTTTTGCTTATATGCAGATAAAAAGATATGtatacaacagcaacaacaatatggTAGAAAAAACAGTCGGAAACTCTTAATAATTGCtaagaaataaattagaagAACGAATAAGTCGAAACGTTTACACATAAGTAAAATCAAACCGAAAATACAAATTAGAAGATCATTTTAAGCATCAAAGAGCAGTATATTttacagaaaaaaaagtaTCTTTATGTATAAAACACTATGCTGACTGGCCGAGTAATTAAGGATCAACAGCTCCTGAGGCTGAATGGCTTTGTGCCTGCTTTGCTTATTTAACTATTCGATGGAATCTTTTAACAATCAAGCAACTATTTATTAGATCAACAAATGCCATATGTCCAAACAAAACCTATTGTGAGCACCTTAAGGGTGTCATCGTCTAActacaaatataaacaatatttaaaataacgaTTTGTTGCCTTAGAGTTGATAGAGTAATCACACAACAGATATAGTTCACAGTGGTAAAAATCATGTCAAAGAAGAGCACGTTTTCCAAATACATATTCAATTTACGATCTTCCCGCTAATGCAAAAAATATCCATATGCGACCCAGCACGTATTGCCATCAGAAAGTTCTGTCCGGCGGTTTCTCAACGCGAAAAGCACATATCCACACGGATACCAGGACTACATAGTCCACCGCAATGTGCACCAGAAACAGACACTTTACCGTCACAACTAACTTAGAAATGATACGATGATACTGCGTCTCTTCCATTCGGCTATGCAGATTATTGTAGCGCAGCTTGAAAAACTGACTTCCCCATGCAATGCCCCCCACGTAGCAATCTAATGTCCTGAGTATTCCACATGGCGGCAATTGAACAAATGAAAGCCGGACATGATGTATATCTCGTTAGTTTCTTcgagtttttgttatttatgtgCTAGTCATTAAGAGAcgaattaataaaaatgacCTAGGCAATTGGCTCTCAATGTTCAAAGGTCATAATTAATCGAGAGAGGAAGTGGCCCTGCAAGAAATCAATATTGAGCGAAACAGTAGTAAAGCTGCTTCCGAAGTATAGTAGttttcatattcatatattgaaatatatatcttaGTACCAAAGGTGTTTCGCAAACTGATGATcttcataaattaatttatattatcaTAAGTGTATGACTAAGTCATCGTTTGAATGTGATTGGCTGATTCTGCTTGTAAAGTTCCAACTTGTTCTCTCTTGACAACACTGAAAACGAATCACACAAACATTACCAATATAAAATTACTAAATTTGATATTCTGAAGAAATGATTAGTCAATCAAGTGGCATTAAAAATATGACGATTTTAAATACTAATTTAAGCATATCTTATCAATATTTAGTACAAAGGGTTAACCCCCCGTTTCCCTAAGATTTATAAGAGTCGCGCTTATCAGCAAGTGATTCCCTCGGACAACTATCAGAAGCATATATAAACACCAAACCCATCCACAATCAACAAATCAGTCTTTGATCAGTTACCAGACAGTTCAAGTAATGTATTCCCCAACGAAACTTATTGCATGTGCGCTGATTTTTGCCCAGCTACTGGGCACCATTTATTGCGGAGTGTACGATAATACGGATCGCTGGGTCGTTTCCGATAAGACGCAGAACTTCCCCGAAAACGCAGTGCTAGGCGGCATCGATTCATACGGCTATGACAACTACGTGGGACGCATCGTTTATGCAAGTTCGATTTTGCCAGCCCGTGTTAGGTCCGAAACTGGGTATACTACCTACAACACCGACACACTCGCTAATCAGGCGACCTACTACGAGTTGCTGGTCGCCAATGAGACCGTCAGCTATCACTGGGTGCGCAGCTACGATGGCTTCAGGGAAAGGAATGCTGTTTCTGTGGGCACAAGCGCCTTGAACGAACGTGTTTACGTGTGCCGCGCCAGAACTGATGGCGGTATTTTTATTGGCACTCTGTATCTTGCGCAAAAGGTGTGTTTCATCCGGTATGAGAATTTCCCTATGAGACAGATCAGTAAATACGAGGTACTGGTCCGACAAGTTACACCTACAGCGTGGGCACCATTCgtcaatcaaatcaattgaTAATATTGCAGAgataaatacaaacatttataagTAAAATGTTTTGATAATAAATTGAGCTAAATCATAACACGAAATATGAAGTACTTAATCCCTGGGGCTTATATTTACTACCAAGGCGAGTGTCTATATTACTCAAGGTAGCTTTACGTCTCAAAAGTTTGAAGAGACACATTCCATTGTTTAT is a window encoding:
- the LOC6628285 gene encoding uncharacterized protein gives rise to the protein MYSPTKLIACALIFAQLLGTIYCGVYDNTDRWVVSDKTQNFPENAVLGGIDSYGYDNYVGRIVYASSILPARVRSETGYTTYNTDTLANQATYYELLVANETVSYHWVRSYDGFRERNAVSVGTSALNERVYVCRARTDGGIFIGTLYLAQKVCFIRYENFPMRQISKYEVLVRQVTPTAWAPFVNQIN